CGCGGTACTGACAAAAGACTCTGTTCGGGTCACTGATTTCGACGGTAATGTTGTCGAACCGCAACTCCAACGGATAACCTGGGATCCGATAATGGCTGAAAAGGGCGGCTTCAAGCACTTTATGCTGAAGGAGATCTACGAACAGCCGCGTGCGGTTCGCGATACGGTTCAGGGCAGGGTTTCTTTGGATACCGGCAAGGTCTATCTTGACGAAATGGACATTTCGGCAGAAGAATTCAGAGCGATAACGTCGATCAAGATCGCCGCATGCGGAACTTCGTGGCATGCGGGCCTTGCCGGGAAGTACATGCTCGAAAAACTTGCTCGCGTCCCGGTCGAGGTCGATTACGCGTCCGAGTTTCGTTACCGCGACCCGGTGCTGAAAGAGACCGACCTTTTGATCGTGATCTCACAGTCGGGCGAGACCGCCGACACCATCGCCGCAATGCGCGAAGCTAGGCAGCAAGGCTGTAAGGTGCTTGCCGTCTGCAACGTCCAGGGCTCGATGATCCATCGCGAGGCTGACGGGACGATCCTGACGCACGCCGGTCCCGAGATCGGCGTTGCCTCGACGAAAGCGTTTACGGCTCAAATGATCGCGCTCTACCTGTTCGCGCTCTATCTTGGCGAACTTCGCGGTGCAGTTACTGAGAGTGAAGGAAAGGATCTTGCTCAAGATCTTGCCGAACTGCCGTTAAAGATCGAGCAGCTTCTGAACGACGCGGATTCGATCGAAGAACTTTCCAAAGAATTTTTCCGGGTTCAGGACTTCCTTTACCTCGGCCGTGGCATCAATTTTCCGGTCGCTCTTGAAGGTGCGCTCAAACTGAAGGAGATCAGCTACATTCACGCCGAGGGCTATCCGGCGGGCGAAATGAAACATGGCCCAAATGCCCTGATCGACGAGAAACTGCCGGTCGTGGTCGTGAATACGCGCGAGAGCGGCAATGCGGCAAGCGAGCTGCGCTACGAAAAGACGCATTCGAACATCGTCGAAGTGAAGGCTCGAGACGGCATCGTTATCAGCGTTCTTACTGCTGGCGACGGTATGAGTTCAAAGGTTTCCGACCACATCATCGAGGTGCCAGAGACTTCCGATCTTCTGGCTCCGGTACTTTCGGTTGTTCCGCTACAGCTGCTCTCGTATCACATTGCGGTTCGCCGCGGATGCGATGTCGATCAACCAAGAAATCTGGCGAAATCGGTCACCGTTGAATAGATCGACGGACGATGCGGCTTTTTTGAGAAGGATCCCAAAGAAATGAAGGCGATCGTTGTAAGAGAATTCGGGCCGCCCGAAGTGATGCAGATCGAGGATGTCGACTTGCCTGACCCGACTGGTACTCAGGTGTCTGTCAAGATCGCGGCGGCAGGGGTCAACCCTGTTGATACATATCTTCGTACCGGC
The DNA window shown above is from Chloracidobacterium sp. and carries:
- the glmS gene encoding glutamine--fructose-6-phosphate transaminase (isomerizing); the encoded protein is MCGIVGYVGNKQVVPLIIEGLRKLEYRGYDSAGIAVVDEDHNLSLRRAEGKLRNLEEAIRLNPLDGNYGIGHTRWATHGRPTEENAHPHRDQSGRVVVVHNGIIENYLSLKERLAGLGSEFKTETDTEVVAHLIGFYISNNGLSLEKAVQMAVKELRGIFALSIISVDEPDTVIAVREGPPVVIGLGDGEFFVASDIPPILQHTRDVFFLGDREIAVLTKDSVRVTDFDGNVVEPQLQRITWDPIMAEKGGFKHFMLKEIYEQPRAVRDTVQGRVSLDTGKVYLDEMDISAEEFRAITSIKIAACGTSWHAGLAGKYMLEKLARVPVEVDYASEFRYRDPVLKETDLLIVISQSGETADTIAAMREARQQGCKVLAVCNVQGSMIHREADGTILTHAGPEIGVASTKAFTAQMIALYLFALYLGELRGAVTESEGKDLAQDLAELPLKIEQLLNDADSIEELSKEFFRVQDFLYLGRGINFPVALEGALKLKEISYIHAEGYPAGEMKHGPNALIDEKLPVVVVNTRESGNAASELRYEKTHSNIVEVKARDGIVISVLTAGDGMSSKVSDHIIEVPETSDLLAPVLSVVPLQLLSYHIAVRRGCDVDQPRNLAKSVTVE